ATGGGACTGCAGCAGGACGACGATGTGCCACCGAACGCGTACATCCCCCGCATCCTGCAGGACGTGTGGCGCTGGTGCAATATGTACTCGCTCAACGCGGATGGGTTGTCGGTCGAAAACCGTATGCCGATTTGGTACGTGATGGATGAGGTAGGCAGTGCAATTCTGCACAGCGATACGCCGAACTGCCGTGTCGTTCCGTTCATGCACATCCCGGAAGGTATCACGTACAGCTTACTCTTCCCAACGGAGGACATCGACGAGGGAGAAAACGTGTGTCGAGATTTCGTCGAAAATGTACCCTTAGGATCGAGGGAACGGGACGCTCTGCTGCTTCCCTGGCGGTACGACTCGTTCGTGAAGGAGGACTTCTCGCAATCGGAACCCCCGAAGGAATACTTTTTGGCCGGTCACATTGAAGAATCCCTGCCAGATCCGGACGTTCCGCCACCGCTAATCGATGGCAATAGACCGCTGAAGGTTTACTCACAGTACGAGCTCGTCAACCAATACCTTACCGATCCATCGTATGAGCTTGTATCCGATCCGGCCGAGGCGGACATTCTCTGGATGACCAGTCACTTCAAGGAGTTTCGCGAGCTGAGCGAATACAATCCCAATAAGTTCGTGAACCAATTCCCGTTCGAGAACGTACTGACAATCAAGGATCTGTTGAGCATCGTCTGTCGCCGAGCGGCCAAGAAATCGGCAGCATCATCCGGTGATGGTGACGGAGATGAGGTGTCATTGGCGTCCAACCCTCGCTGGCTGCCGGTAACGTACAACCTAAAGACGGAGCTGGTTCCCTTCGTTGCCTACTTTCAGAACCGGGCACAGCGCGGCCTGGACAACCACTGGATTGTGAAGCCGTGGAATTTGGCCCGCACACTCGATACGCACATTACGGACAGTTTGACGCAGATGATGCGCCTGCAGCAAACGGGGCCCAAGATCGCCCAGAAGTACATCGAGCATCCGGTGCTGTTTGAGCGGGCGGAGCTCGAGGCCAGCGTCAAGTTCGACGTCCGGTACGTGCTGCTGGTGAAAAGCGTCGACGAGCTGTGCGCCTACGTGTACACCAACTTCTTCCTGCGCTTTGCCAACAAACCCTTCCAGATGGACGATTTCGACGACTACGAGAAGCACTTCACCGTCATGAACTATGGCCAGTTTCAGCTGCGGCACATGAAGTGTGACGAGTTTGTTCAAACCTGGCACACCCAGTACCCGCAGCATCCCTGGGACCAGATCGAGACCGACATTTGCGAAATGCTGCGGGAGATGCTGCAGGGTGCCACGAAGGTGGGGCCACCGTGTGGCATTGGCGCGAGTGCCCAGTCGCGTGCCCTGTATGCCGTCGATTTGATGCTCGAGTGGACGGAGGCGGGCAGCAAAATTCAGCCGAAGCTGCTCGAGGTCAACTTTACGCCCGACTGTCAGCGGGCCTGCGAATACTATCCGGAGTTCTACAACGACGTGTTCAACTTGCTGTTCCTGGATCAGGAAAATTTGGACGTGTTCAGGCGTATTGTATAGAGATGCGAAGCAGACACCgaaataaatgaattgttttgcGTATGTGAAAAAGAATCGCTTTCGCTGGAtgaaagaagagaaaagaaactTTCGCGCAGGATGCAGGCATTTCGGATCAGCGAAGGACCAGCAGAAAGGAGCGTGGCCGACCGTTTTGTGGTAACATTACAATTTTATTTCTGATGATGTTTATTCGTTCATTTTCCGTCCCAAATTCCAACTATAGTTCGTTACACAACTTCCGAAACAGCAAACGGAGATCATCAATCTCTTCCTCTGATCGAGCCTAATTTGCCTCTTTTCCACTTGGTGTGTTTCAATTTTGTTGCACAGagttttattacattattttGCCTTATTTAGTGTTGCAacacttatttatttttaaaatcagtTTCgtctcgcaacaaacaccacctttttttcttttaattttaacagtGTACATttccacaaaaacacactgttCATGTAGATGTGGAGCTCTCCTTTGACACGAACAATAATTAACACGCGTGCATTACGTGTGCTAGTTAAAGGGAAGGGGAAAGTCTTGCTCGTACCAGGGCGCGTGTTTCTAGCACTGAGCGCaatggtagtagtagtattttATTAGTAATAGTagaaatagtagtagtagtagcagtagtagtagtagtagtagtagtagtagtagtagtagtaatagtacaAGTCGTGTATTTGATATACGCTACCTGCAGGATACAgtcatgaaaaatattttcatgaaTAATTTCTTCGACATGCTTCGACAAACCGTGCTGCAACCATATGCAAGCAAGTGGATGCAGTGAGTGGGTGAGTGTTTAGCTTCCCAGcaatatgttttaaaacacGTAGATACTGTTCTCAGTGATAAGTCTTAAATGCAGTTACAGTGAATCACATTGACATTATTCCCTTTTCCTTCTATTTACTTCCTGGAACCTGTTGCGACAGGAGCCAAATTaaagtgtttgtatgtgtttgttcatcagcatttttttaacaaatcaaGATAATATAAAGCAGAGCAGGAACGTATGTTTTACTCTGTAATACATACGCATCGAAATCAAGCAGTTAAAATGTTAAAACTGGGAAGAATAAACTAGTACCATCTATTTATTAACAAAACTCTTTCCTCCGATAGTATGAACGAGGGAAATAGATTTTTGCTTTAACATAAAGGAAGGAATTAAAAATTCACCTCTATTTGCTCAAATGTTCAATATGGAGATATAGCCTGCGGGAAGGAAATaaatagttttatt
This is a stretch of genomic DNA from Anopheles merus strain MAF chromosome 2R, AmerM5.1, whole genome shotgun sequence. It encodes these proteins:
- the LOC121589146 gene encoding tubulin--tyrosine ligase-like protein 12, with protein sequence MDYEAFEAAHKPQLQSSGVPEHFWPELYRKLSEQAFDAGLSFSLLAVDYGDETRAAEDPVWTLQVSKEGGLKANDPTEIYLIDHAWTFRTDNARQLLNAHPELVSRLAVMMGLQQDDDVPPNAYIPRILQDVWRWCNMYSLNADGLSVENRMPIWYVMDEVGSAILHSDTPNCRVVPFMHIPEGITYSLLFPTEDIDEGENVCRDFVENVPLGSRERDALLLPWRYDSFVKEDFSQSEPPKEYFLAGHIEESLPDPDVPPPLIDGNRPLKVYSQYELVNQYLTDPSYELVSDPAEADILWMTSHFKEFRELSEYNPNKFVNQFPFENVLTIKDLLSIVCRRAAKKSAASSGDGDGDEVSLASNPRWLPVTYNLKTELVPFVAYFQNRAQRGLDNHWIVKPWNLARTLDTHITDSLTQMMRLQQTGPKIAQKYIEHPVLFERAELEASVKFDVRYVLLVKSVDELCAYVYTNFFLRFANKPFQMDDFDDYEKHFTVMNYGQFQLRHMKCDEFVQTWHTQYPQHPWDQIETDICEMLREMLQGATKVGPPCGIGASAQSRALYAVDLMLEWTEAGSKIQPKLLEVNFTPDCQRACEYYPEFYNDVFNLLFLDQENLDVFRRIV